The following are from one region of the Ornithorhynchus anatinus isolate Pmale09 chromosome X1, mOrnAna1.pri.v4, whole genome shotgun sequence genome:
- the RAB8A gene encoding ras-related protein Rab-8A isoform X2, with amino-acid sequence MGLCQQGRPKTGIDFKIRTIELDGKRIKLQIWDTAGQERFRTITTAYYRGAMGIMLVYDITNEKSFDNIRNWIRNIEEHASADVEKMILGNKCDVNEKRQVSKERGEKLALDYGIKFMETSAKANINVENAFYTLARDIKAKMDKKLEGNSPQGSNHGVRITTDQQKKSSFFRCVLL; translated from the exons atgggactctgtCAACAGGGGAGAccgaaaacag GAATTGACTTTAAAATTAGAACCATAGAGCTAGATGGCAAgagaattaaattacagatatg GGACACAGCTGGACAGGAGCGGTTTCGAACAATCACAACTGCGTACTACAGAGGAGCCATG GGCATCATGTTGGTATACGACATCACCAATGAGAAGTCTTTCGATAACATCCGGAATTGGATTCGGAACATTGAAGAG CATGCCTCCGCCGATGTTGAAAAGATGATACTTGGAAACAAATGCGATGTGAATGAAAAAAGACAAGTTTCTAAAGaacgaggggaaaag CTAGCGCTTGATTACGGAATTAAATTCATGGAGACCAGCGCAAAGGCAAATATAAATGTAGAGAAT GCGTTTTACACTCTTGCACGAGATATCAAAGCAAAAATGGACAAAAAATTG GAAGGCAATAGTCCACAAGGCAGCAACCACGGAGTCAGAATCACAACGGATCAGCAAAAGAAAAGCAGCTTTTTCCGATGCGTTCTTCTGTGA
- the RAB8A gene encoding ras-related protein Rab-8A isoform X1, with amino-acid sequence MAKTYDYLFKLLLIGDSGVGKTCVLFRFSEDAFNSTFISTIGIDFKIRTIELDGKRIKLQIWDTAGQERFRTITTAYYRGAMGIMLVYDITNEKSFDNIRNWIRNIEEHASADVEKMILGNKCDVNEKRQVSKERGEKLALDYGIKFMETSAKANINVENAFYTLARDIKAKMDKKLEGNSPQGSNHGVRITTDQQKKSSFFRCVLL; translated from the exons ATGGCGAAGACCTACGATTACTTGTTTAAGCTGCTGCTGATCGGAGACTCGGGGGTCGGAAAAACCTGCGTTCTGTTCCGCTTCTCCGAGGACGCCTTCAACTCCACTTTCATCTCCACCATAG GAATTGACTTTAAAATTAGAACCATAGAGCTAGATGGCAAgagaattaaattacagatatg GGACACAGCTGGACAGGAGCGGTTTCGAACAATCACAACTGCGTACTACAGAGGAGCCATG GGCATCATGTTGGTATACGACATCACCAATGAGAAGTCTTTCGATAACATCCGGAATTGGATTCGGAACATTGAAGAG CATGCCTCCGCCGATGTTGAAAAGATGATACTTGGAAACAAATGCGATGTGAATGAAAAAAGACAAGTTTCTAAAGaacgaggggaaaag CTAGCGCTTGATTACGGAATTAAATTCATGGAGACCAGCGCAAAGGCAAATATAAATGTAGAGAAT GCGTTTTACACTCTTGCACGAGATATCAAAGCAAAAATGGACAAAAAATTG GAAGGCAATAGTCCACAAGGCAGCAACCACGGAGTCAGAATCACAACGGATCAGCAAAAGAAAAGCAGCTTTTTCCGATGCGTTCTTCTGTGA